cctgaactgttgtataaaattacattttagctcTTGATAGattgggacaaaatcagcacttgtgtcatgtgatatgtgatgtatataaatatgaaacaaaacacatagAGGAGCATTTTTGCACAATAACTTGGATTATAGGGCAAAACtatagggcataactgcatttatggaattgttgccctgcatcatatttgtcaacactCAACTAtagaaatataagatgatgtacaggtgTGGGGACGGGGCCAACgtgttaactgcgttaaaatattttaatcacgttACTTTTCCATAACGAATTAAGTTAacacgttaaactgacagccctagttttgattgtgaatttttattaaaacataaaacgcATAACCtggaaacattaaaaacagacaacacacagaatttctgaaataataataatgaaacacGCTGTTATTGTTAAAGTTTTAAGAATTCAGTTGTTTTGACAtctgttttgattaataaaatttaattaaaccattgaaatggaatccagaaaaaatgaaacagaataaatagctgattccattttttttatttttttaaactttcaatcAGTTGTTGCTGTATTGtatacatttcatgatttcaaattGGTTACAGTCTGTCTAGATTTCAAATTGGCTTTTTGAtgattaaatttgaatttaacaattaaaatggaatccagaaaaatgtaaacacaagcTGTAAAATTTGGGGAGAAAGACTGAAATGGATTTCACAGGGCCCTACATTATGTACTATTTAGCTGTTGAATGTGACAAAAGTGAAGTGAAAGTGACAGGGTGTTTTGTGTTACTGTTTTGTTGCAGCATTTCCTGAATTTAGATCTGGTCGGCGGTGTGCACAGCGCCACCTTGCTGCACACTCATGAAACGGACACGCGAGCCACCATGTGCATGTCTCTGGGTGGGGATGTGATCGCTGCGGGTCAGGATGCCAATTGCAGCTTGATGAGGTTCAGTCAACATGCGGCCAAACAGGCAAAGAAACCTGCAGCCAAAGATGGTCAGTAGAGGTGAAATCAAAGCATTGATGAATGAATAGTCATGTGTACATTATCATGCATCTTTTACTCTGACACTGTTAATAGGGGCTGGAGATAAAGGTGCGGCCAGGAAGAGGAGGGAAAGGCCAGAACGGAGAtgggggaggaggaggagacaTGGCACAGATGAAGGAGGATTCTCCTCAGATCGTGGTGGCGGATATTGGAGCGGTGCAGGCTGACCTCAGCCCACAAGAGCCCTGCGTGAAGTGTGTGCGCTTCAGCGCCGACCTCACGCTTCTGTTGAGCGGCGGGGCCGACGGTTTCGTCAGAGTGTGGGAGGTGAGCTTCTCCCATGAatctgtgactttttttcccagcACTGTCCTTGTCTCAACTCGTTTCGTCTTTTTCCAGTTCCCctctttaaaggaaaagttcagcTTCAAAGCTCACAAGGATGAACTGGAGGATATAGACATCAGTCCTGATAAGAAGGTGTGTTTTGTGAAGATTTGTTATAGTTATTAAGAACTGAGAAAAAGCAATTAAAgtagtccacttctagaacaaaaatttacaaataatgtactcacccccttgttatccaagatgttcatgtctttctttcttcagtcataaggaaattgttttttaaggaaaacatttcagcatttttctccatataatggactgatatggtgccccgattttaaacttccaaaatgcagtttaaatgcagcttcaaacgatcccagccgaggaagaacggtcttatctagcaaaacgatcatttattttcataaaaataatacaatttatatactttttaatgtcaggcTCTCGCCTTGTCTTActttgcctgaactctgttttttccggttcatcatagttagggtatgtcgaaaaactctcatctcatgttctccctcaacttcaaaatcgtcctatatcgctgttttaccttttttgttaaaggggtcatcggatgcaaagttcacttttacatgttgtttgaacattaatgtgtgttggcagtgtatgtacaaatctaccctataataaaaatccatgcagtggttttttattaatctgtaaaaataatatcccctttttcaaatcgagccattctcagatgtctgtcggtgtggcgtcacacccacagaggccgctcccacaatagttgattgacatgagcgtcttacctcagatcagctgtcacggtcagacctccattgtttccaTGCTGGAGcagagatgtaagttagacaagaatatctcagattgatgtgttgtgttgctggatgtaataatgaacatagtggccgtcatttactcccgacatctgagccgctgaagatgctgTGGTTTaggtttgtttgtaaagggaatgtgGCTCACGATCTACacatatccgtctatgttcgcgtgaatcattcgcaatccagcttcacttacagccgaagtgagtataagggtttgttttatgaatctttgcgatcgcctttcccaataatgtggctaaatgtggctaaagtaaacaggctcgtcacttcagagagaaaagagaggggcggggcgagcagagctcatttgcatttaaaggaacaatccctcagaatgggatgatttttgcagagctcgttttggcaaggtaaaaaggttgttgttttacacgaccatttaaaatttttaaccaaagtatacttttcattaagaccctaaagaatcatatcaacttgtggaaaataggcatccgatgacccctttatgggtttttgatcttctttgcatgttcactttgcaaagactgggtctgtagCGACGTAGGATGGTTTTGAAATGATTAAgggagttgagggagaaaatgcgatttgagtttttcaacataccctaactgtcttgaaccagaatacacagagtttaggcagagcaaaacaagacgagtgtttgagattaaaaagtatttaaattgtattttataatgaaaataactgatcgtttcgctagataagacccttcttcctcggctgggatcgtttacaaccgcatttgggatcgtttgaagccgcatttaaactgcattttggaagttcaaaatcggggcaccatatcagtccattatatggagaaaaatcctggaatgttttcctcaaaaaacataattttttcacgactgaagaaagaaagacatgaacatcttggatgacaagggggtgagtacattatatgtaattttttgttttggaagaggacttctcctttaagcaattAAGAACTGATTGTCTATTACCAATATTGTCTATTTTACGCTGGTTCATTAAAGTAGTTCTGTTCTCTCTTTTTTAATGTAGCACATTGTGACAGTAGGCCGTGATTTCGAGTGCAGCGTGTGGAGCGGCGATCAGCTGGCCGTGGGTTTGTGTTGGCATGAAAACATGCCTCAGATCGCAGAGAAGATGTACCGCTACAAGTCATGCAGGCAAGTTGTGCACTTCCTGACAGCTGCTACTTTCCCTGAATAGGCAGACCTAACTGTAAGTTGTAGAGATtagaaacttggagggatggtagtactcacatcGCCTACAACGTCACCAGGGCTCGCTCCAGTCGGCCTGACGGGGACGCTACAGTGAGCAAAActatgaaatcgctcataactcctaaactgtcagtCACAAATGTCATATgccgttggaatccttggctcacgccgGGCAAAACGCATGCCTCAGATTCAATCGTGAGCCGGGTAAAATTTTTTTAGGTattatgcattttttgaaaaacctacttttgcgaactagtcctaggtttttcatcTGATAGGAACCAAACCAGAGCAGAAAGATtgtctggagagtgaatatgaataattatcaaacaaaaattttacttttgacTCACCGTTGCAAATGGATGCCAAAATGTTCGAAAAGGGGCAGGGcctttttagtaaaatgcctttaactcctgaatggaatgagttcttgaggttaaaaagttacTCTTTGGGaggctataacggggtcatttcGAAAAGGGGCCTGCCCAAATGTACCCAAAAttctataaagcctaaaggaaaactcaaaacttcacacaACCTGGTAAGCACATGAGACAGGTGattttaaacaagcatgcaaagttttaaggagatgaGACCACCGCTGGCActataacataatatttctatggtaaattacctggattaaaatcattgatttggtggttacaggcttgctaaataatgtctatTTTCATATGTTATTAAATACCTTAAAAcacttgaaccccggtaatcgctgcttgcaatTTACAAAAGcagtttttacaatttaaaataactattttctatgtgaatatattgtaaaataaaattattcctgtaatgcaaagctaaaattttgcagctgaattttcagcatttctgcaGTCATTGTCACGTGAtcctttttcaggattttttgatgaataaaaagttctaaagaacagcatttatttgaaatagaaatagttTGACTCCAGTCTATCTGTTAACTTCTTCTGAgagaaaagctgtgtgtttgtaagaaacaaatttgtttatatattgatTGCTCTACTGAAAAAGtcaggagaaaaatatgcacagatcaagcaccgtttacgaaccaaaacagctctaaacaaatatgtggatggattttgatgtgagaggacaacaggagataAACTTTtacactggaggaagcattattatggattatggctTTATATTTTGGCATAAGGCggtggtttgaagttaaaaatgtcttaatgattgATTTCAGGCAAAAGATGTGTTGTTTGCCAAACCTTAGGACTTCaaagtattattatattctataaattttacattattaggggttcaagagCGTAGAGCTGAAACCCTGTTGCAATTGTTAGAATCAGCATTTCTGCagtcattgtcacatgatcctttttcaggattttttgatgaatagaaagttctaaagaacagcatttatcaggagaaaaatatgcacagatcaagcactgtttacgaACCAAAAcggctctaaacaaatatgtggatggattttgatgtgagaggacaacaggagataAACTTTtacactggaggaagcattattatggattatggctTTATATTTTGGCATAAGGCggtggtttgaagttaaaaatgtcttaatgattgatttgtttcttacaaacatgcagcctTTGGCTTCACTAGAAGtgaattgatggactggagtggtgtggattatttgtggtttattgtgatgtttttatcagctgcttggactctcattctgacggcacccattcactgcagaggattatTATCTAACAAATCTAATAGTTAAAGAACGTGATTTGCATCACCATAGCTGTAAGAAAATGTAATggaaaacaaagtcaaaatctGGAAAGGGCCAGTTAGTAACAGACAAGGAGCTGTCAAACTTTCTAATGTTTTGTCATTCTGTTATTGCATAAAATTAGGTTTGCAAAGGTGGAGGACCAGAAAGATGCTTTAAGACTCTATACAGTCCAAATCCCCCACAAACGGGACCGCAAACCCCCTCCATGCTACATCACCAAATGGGACGGACGGGCTTTCCTGCCGCTGCTCACGAAGCCTTGTGGAAATGAAGTTATATCTTGTCTTACAGTGAGGTAGAGGGAATATTTCTGTGTCTCTCATGCATTATTCATTGTTATGGTGAATTATCCTGTGTTTCATGGTGGTGTTTTGTTCCTCAGTGACTCTGGAACATTTCTTGGTCTTGGAACGGTGACGGGATCTGTGGCCATCTATATAGCATTTTCCCTGCAGGTACAAACAGCATAATCAATAATCAATTACATGTAGTCAAAACCTAGCTTTTTAaggctgatttattttatttttttttacttttaagaaaaaaaaagtaatcttttgcaatattattgcaatttagaataaagtcgaaatactgcGAGAATAacgtcgaaatactacgagtgCGAGAATAGTACcttgtgaatagtcacttaAAGTTATATACTTCAGAAAAGGCAACAATATAACGTATGTTAATGAGCTGGAGTCCACTTAAACCTTTcgaatgttttattgttgtttttaattaaatacatgtgaggaatAAAAGATTGTGTGCCACAGACATTTTTgagtaggtggtggaattttcaTAAAGAAAACAGTGTAATTTAATTGAGTCAGATCAACACAGCGATCTGTcccgccacattaaagagcgtgaaAACGCATTATTGCAagacacattgtttgtatttcactacaaaactgattttgaaagctgagactttgttttatattaaaagtaccaaacGCACCAAGCTTTTTGCTATTGGGGGACTGGCACACCACAAATAATGAATGCAATTGAAGAATTCTGTCATACTGTCCCGGCAAGTATTGcacatggtatgatttctgctaataatcccagATATATTTGTAGTAGGGTTAAATAAGAGAACTATGGTGCACCCCaaaagaaatgtttgattgggtaTGTGAGGTGATGTTCAGATAAAAAGTTGTTCCTGTTCAGTctgttaataaatatcatatgtgaccctggaccacaaaacataatggtcagttttttgaaattgagatttataaatcagctgaataaataagctttccattgatgcatggcttgttaggataggacaatatttgaccgactactatttaaaaatctggaatctgagggtattgagaaaactgcctttaaagttgtccaaattaagttcttagcaatgcatattactgatcaaaaattacgttttgatgtatatacagtaggaattttacaaaatatcttaatggaacatgatctttactttcctaatgatttttgccataaaagaaaaatcaatcattttgatgcatacaatgtatttttggctattgctacaaatataccccagcgacttgagactggttttgtggtccagggtcacatattcttGATATTAAGCTGTTTCCGTGATTCTTTAAAATGGACTCTTCCTCATCCCAGTACGATGATGCGGCTGCTTGGACGcaagtaattaaaatatattcaaataaattccggTCGCCTGAGAACTTCTCCTGGTGCTCCCAGTGCGGGCTGTTTGCATGCGCAATATAGGCTAtgctctcaaaatattaattaattaatattttaatttaaataattactattttaattaactttaatttccactatttaaatttttgaaacatttcaccgttattatcataatttcaacgttattctcatagtatttcaactttattcttgtaatatttcaactttattctcgtaatatttcaactttattcttgaaacatttcgactgttgttgtaattctgactttattttctaaatatttcgactttgttctcgtaatttctactttattctcaaaatattaccactttaatctcgtaatcttagattgtttttttttaattaacacagCACTAAAGCGCTGTCatagttttctatgtgaatatattgtaaaatgtaatttattcccatgatcaaagctgaatttacagcattattactccagttttcattgtcatatgatctttcagaaatcattctaatatgctgatttgctgcttaagaaacatttctgattattatcagtgttgaaaatagttgtgctgcttcatattgtTGTGGAGTCATTATTTTAGTACTGACCGTCTCTTCTGATCGCCCCTCCAGAAATTGTACTACATCCAGGAATCTCACGGCATTGTCGTCACAGACCTGACGTTCCTACCTGATGCTCCTAAAAGTAAAGCCGTGAAGGGAAATAATGAAGTGGTGCTGTTGAGCGTAGCCGTCGACAGCCGCTGTCAGATGCATGCCGTGTCTAACCGGAGTAAGTATGACGGGATCAGATTTATGTATTCATACATGTCCACATTTATCTGCACACATGCAGACAACAAGCTGTATGAAATGAACCCTAATGTGGATAAAATTCACATCTGTATTTTCAGTAATCACTGGGATCAGATCATATATACATGATGCCAAATAGGACATTTCACAATCGCACACAATTTATTAATATCAAATGAAGATGCactgatatgctatttataGTTCAGTGTctcataaattattaaattgtgcTGGTTTAAGTTCAACCCTGAAcccattttagatttttttatttaaagcaaactTGAAAAACCTGATAGAGGATTTCAAATCACTCTTTATATGAAGTTAAGAAAGTTAAAACACCAACTAACCAACCAGCCAGCCAgccacatacatacagtatactaTATAGTCAATTTCAACcacctgattttttttgttttgtcgaAAAAGTAGCTGTTATTGCTCAGCTCTTTATATAAAGTTGGATTTATACGTTTATGATCATAAATGCAGCAAACTCATCTAAAGCATAATATACTATAGGCCTATGGCAAGTCTGAACTGCGTTATTGCTTGTAttgttgcaaaatataaactttattaTCTAATCTGCTCATTGTAAAACATGAACACAATgaatttctgtaaagctgctttgaaacaatgtgaattgtgaaaagcgctatacagaAATTTGTCTTGACTGTtacattcacttttttttttcaccactcccaagaatacttgattctgattggtcagtcaagCCTTTGATGATTTTAAATAGTGTATTTGAAGATTGTTCTGGTGCTAAATACATTGTATCTTTTTGTAgcattttaacagtttaatttaaatttaaatagtgAATGCTGATGTGTCAGTAATGCTGTTCTATTTGTATTTCAGGATCATTCCCGCTGTGGCTGGTGCTGTTCTTCTGTGGTCTGATGGTGGTTGGAGTGATTCTGCTCCTGCAGTCTTTCTTCCCAGGATTTATTTAGTGTAGCCTATCCATTCACACCATCACCTGagcataacattttatatactaaaatgacttgaaaacaAAGCTGGATCTATGAAATTGTTCAAATCAATTGGAAATAATAGTAGGAATGGGAATGAAAGTGTTTAGCATCATGTTTTAACTGAAGCATCATCTCTGGAGTGTGAATTTGAGCTCTGAGTTCTTATGAATCAGATCAGATGAAGAATTTGGGCATGATGTGAAGATCCTGAACTGCTGTTTCTCGTCATCAGTGAGAGAAATGTTTCAGGACTGTTGAAAAACTGGTTGGAAACAGGACTGGATTTCCTCATATGGACGTCGACTGCTCCACCAGCATGAGTCGAGAAATGCCTTTTAATGGAGAAATATATATGCAGGGAATTTCAAcagtgaattattttaaatatttaaaaccatgtaaaaatataaatatacatctgAACATCATATGCCAAGTCTgtccagttatttattttatgatcaaCAGTATCCCAGCCTCATGTACCACAACATCTCATTCCTATAAACAAACAGTCCTCATATGTAAGTCACATCCCATTCTACTTACataatctaaaatatttcagattaaaatataatatttagggaGAAAACAGTAGGAAGGGATTGAATTTAATCCTTTGGAAATTGATTGGATTTTGAGTGTTATATCATGCATAGTGGATTTGTGACATCATGCAAAATAGAAAGTCCTTTCAGACAGTGCAAAAGATTACAGAGTCATGCAATAATAAATCTCTCAAGAAGACAAGGAAAATGTTTTAGGTAGAGTCAAATTTTAAGTGACTGGTGTTTTCATTCACTCCACTAGGGGACGCCAttacattgcatttatttagaccAGCTGTTCTcagattgtttgtttgttgtaaaCAGGACATTGAGCAGTGAGCCAATATCATAACTGAACACTGTACAAAAAGGAACCAAAAAGTCCCCAACACTgacataaattaatgttttaaaatactcatGTTGACACAGAATTAAAAGTAAactgcaacaacaaaaaatagatAGTTGATAtgcctgtttattttacaatCCTACAGTTATTTGTATAGTtgcattgtattatttgtaagaTCCTAGTTGTCCGCAATACAAGATGTTTTTAGGTAGAATTGGGCAACCCTTGGGAAAAACAAGTGCACTTAATTGTACTGACTGTGCACTTACAGTgtactataaatattaaaagtacttaaaaaaatagtagatgatataatattaagaaaatagaAAGCCACTTAAATGTAAAGAGAGACACTTTCATGgctgtttcttaacacacttaagtgcacttttaaaaagcacatgtaATAATGTCAGATTAAAGATCATTATGTTTTAATCTTTTGTCGtgctttaaagaagtacacttataTTTACTCTtattaacatgctaacatgcacatgtaaaatgtaaagtacTTGATTCAAATTTTAGCTCTAGTGTGTTACTCGATACATTTAAAGTTAACATTTTAGAAGTACTAAATTACGTcaacattacaaatgtgtaattatgaatgtatttaaatgcaagtttcaatagaaattacatcaaagtatattttagtttatcataAATGTACATTGATTAGTAACACTTTAACCGTATTTcaatacacagtaaaaataattacaaaattacacaTAAAGACAAACTGAAGTCCCTTTAAAACTATACTtttaaactacaataaaacttAATTCCAGATAACATTTAGATAAGTTTCTGAAACCATTACTTTAATCTTGCACTTAagtatattgtttataattgtttttatatatatatatatatatatatacatacacatttatttaggGAGTTTTTAGTTGGATAGGACAGTAGTTACACAGGAAGCTAAGTGCAAGCCCGGCCCGGACTCGAACTCGGGACATCCGAAGCGCAACGTCGCTACATGTTGGCGCGCTGCCCACGAGGATATGGGCATCGCCGTAAGTAtactatttaaaagtatttttacgTACCTAAAAGTATTTTAGGGTAATGCTTAGCTTGACATGCGTTAGCTTAGCAACAATTTCTAAACGTTTCAGGAGTAGTTTAGGTGTAATGGTATAGGGTTTTATGATTATGTTGCTAGATCTGCTTGTTTGTCCAGAACAGCATCCCAGCCAAAAACCGTGCTGGTGTTTGTgcttcaacatttattttaacttttcatttGCTGCTGATTTATGGGTAGTTGATTTATTGGGGTTAAAGGGTTGGTATAATGGGTTTTTTCAAAggcttgattgtgtttatgggGTGCAAAGCAACATGTCTTTatgcttcattttttaaaaatcgcattatttttaaaatatcttacctTTATTTTACACTGCTTTTCAGCTAGAATAAAAAAAGGCTGGTCGATTTCCTGTTTCTGTGAAGGCCGCAATGGGctctgattggttagctggctgagtgtgttgtgattggGTAAACCGCCTCTAGTGCGCGTCTAAACGTCTCGCCCCTCAGCAGGTTGTGCTCCGGTTGTATTGTAAACAATGGCGTCAACTCTATTGCTTATCAATTTGAGACCGAATGAGACGCAGATGATATTAGTGAAGAGGATCCTGCAGAACTTGTGCAAGCACAGCTCTTAATGGTAGGcccatgttttttgtttgttgttgtctcATTAAAGCACCCTTAGTTGCATGTTCCGGGGGCGGGGTTATCTGGGTCTATGATGTCATTAACCCAGAATTATTTTGTTGTAGTCTCTTACCAGCCGTTTTCTGTAGGCGATGCTATGCTAATTTTGCAAAAGACGATTTCTCCATTTGCATTGAACTTTGAGCTTCATAACTTTGCACATTTTGTTTATGCTCACacagcaacattacacactaacaaaagtaaaaaaggtgaaatcatatgacccctttaaacgggtcatcggatgctaagttcaatttttttatgttgtttgaacattaatgtgtgttggcagtgtatgtacaaatctaccctataatgataaaaatccatgcagtggtttttaattaatctgtaaaaataatattccctcaAATCGAGCCGTTTTCAGAtacctgtcgttgtggcgtcacaccgacagaggccgctcccatgatagttgattgacatgagcgtcttacctcagatcagctgtaacagtccgacctctttgtttcgatgtcgaagcagggatgtaagttagacaagaatatctctgattgagcgattgaggtgttctgttgctggatgtaataatgaacatagtggtcgtcatttactcccgacatctgagctgctgaagatgcagtggattacatttgtttgtgaagggaatgcgcctcccaatctacatatatcagtctatgttcgcacaaatcattcatgatccagcttcacctacagcagaagtgagtataaggatttttttttatgaatctccgcaatcaccttttctaataacatgctagttagcaagtttagcggctaaatgcggctaaaataaaaaggctcgtcactccacagcgagaagagaggggcggggcgagcagagctcatttgcatttaaagcagccttgaccagaatgagatgatttttgcagagctgattttggcaaggtaaaatgggtgttgttttacacaaccactgagaatttttaaccaaagtatattatagacttttcattaaagggatcatcggatgcccattttccacaagttgatatgattctttagggtcttaatgaaaaaatatactttgattaaaaattctcagtggttttgtaaaacaacaccctttttaccttgtcaaaatcagctctgcaaaagtcatctctctctgtggaatgactatcttttactttagccgcatttagctgctaaacttcctaactaccatgttataaggaaaggcgatcgcaaagattcataaaaaaacgcttatactcacttctgctgtaagtgaagttgGATCATGATTGATTCgggcgaacatagacggatatatgtagatcggaaggcgcattcccttcacaaacaaatgtaatccactgcatcttcagcagctcagatgtcgggagtaaatgacgaccactatgttcattattacatccagcaacacaacacctcaatcgctcaaacggagatattcttgtttaacttacatccctgcttcgacatcgaaacaaggaaagttactggactgttgcagctggtctgaggtaagagctcatgtcaatcaactatcatgggagcggcctctgtcggtgtgatatagggtagatttgtacatacactgccaacacacattaatgttcaaacaacatgaaaaagtgaacttagcatccaatgactcctttaagaccctaaagaatcctatcaacttgtggaaaatgggcatccgatgacccctttaagactttGTTTCTTAGACAGCAATATTGTTCCAAtagcactttttaaaaacacacagacacttcaTAGGGCATAATGAAGCATTTGGAactgaaacagaaagaaagagtcCTAAAAAATACGCAACAAATGAAGGTAAAAGAGACGAGATAATCAAGTACAACAAAACGAGGGAGAAATTGATTGCAATCACAATAAGTGAGTCGGCATGCATAAACATTTCAATAACGCTGAGTAAACAGATGCGTCTTTAATTGCGTTTTGAAGTTGGGAAGAGATGAAATTTCACAGAGATGCTGAGAGACTGAATTCCAGCATCTAAAAGGTTGTTGCACTGCCAGACGAACCACCCCAGATGAGCTTGGGAAGCGGTAAGAAATGCACTGGAGGAGTCAGAATGAATGACATCAGATAAACA
The sequence above is drawn from the Labeo rohita strain BAU-BD-2019 chromosome 16, IGBB_LRoh.1.0, whole genome shotgun sequence genome and encodes:
- the preb gene encoding LOW QUALITY PROTEIN: prolactin regulatory element-binding protein (The sequence of the model RefSeq protein was modified relative to this genomic sequence to represent the inferred CDS: inserted 2 bases in 1 codon; deleted 1 base in 1 codon), encoding MGKRRAPELYRAPFPLYTVKIDPKTGLIITAGGGGASKTGIKNGMHFLNLDLVGGVHSATLLHTHETDTRATMCMSLGGDVIAAGQDANCSLMRFSQHAAKQAKKPAAKDGAGDKGAARKRXGKGQNGDGGGGGDMAQMKEDSPQIVVADIGAVQADLSPQEPCVKCVRFSADLTLLLSGGADGFVRVWEFPSLKEKFSFKAHKDELEDIDISPDKKHIVTVGRDFECSVWSGDQLAVGLCWHENMPQIAEKMYRYKSCRFAKVEDQKDALRLYTVQIPHKRDRKPPPCYITKWDGRAFLPLLTKPCGNEVISCLTVSDSGTFLGLGTVTGSVAIYIAFSLQKLYYIQESHGIVVTDLTFLPDAPKSKAVKGNNEVVLLSVAVDSRCQMHAVSNRRSFPLWLVLFFCGLMVVGVILLLQSFFPGFI